In Rosa chinensis cultivar Old Blush chromosome 1, RchiOBHm-V2, whole genome shotgun sequence, a genomic segment contains:
- the LOC112182252 gene encoding uncharacterized protein LOC112182252, with the protein MSAERHIFHSTVSQVPVPILDEGEGTLVILRLLKQSRFWYDNPRDFTQDGEPTLVDEQALLVRPGPAKLKFIAEHLLRMGVPPEEHEAILQKFIQRYLVPIDDTPHYVPYTVNILDISVSLLGSADYHEIVDWVAQEHIVYEDHWGTNKLKFVPASRSWIKSLKKIKLDTLEVDLGSCAICLDDFANCVDQLVTTLPCKHQYHVDCIVQSLEISHLCPLCRYPMPTVEADEQ; encoded by the coding sequence ATGTCCGCAGAGAGGCATATTTTTCATAGCACGGTGTCTCAAGTACCGGTACCAATATTGGACGAGGGAGAAGGGACTCTGGTCATACTACGTCTTCTCAAACAAAGCCGGTTTTGGTATGATAATCCACGAGACTTCACACAGGATGGTGAACCAACCCTCGTAGATGAACAGGCACTTCTTGTCCGACCTGGCCCAGCCAAATTAAAGTTTATTGCAGAGCATCTTTTGCGTATGGGTGTCCCACCAGAAGAACATGAAGCTATTCTTCAGAAATTCATTCAGAGGTATCTTGTACCGATTGACGACACCCCCCATTATGTGCCATATACTGTGAATATATTGGACATCAGTGTGTCCTTGTTGGGTAGTGCTGACTATCATGAGATTGTTGATTGGGTGGCACAAGAACACATCGTATATGAGGACCATTGGGGTACAAATAAGCTCAAATTTGTTCCTGCAAGTAGATCTTGGATCAAGAgtttgaagaaaataaaacttgATACTTTGGAAGTAGATCTTGGATCATGTGCTATTTGTCTCGACGACTTTGCAAACTGTGTTGATCAACTGGTTACTACCTTACCCTGTAAACACCAGTATCATGTCGATTGCATTGTCCAGTCCCTGGAGATCAGTCACCTTTGTCCCTTGTGCCGATACCCAATGCCAACTGTGGAAGCGGATGAGCAATAA
- the LOC121052642 gene encoding uncharacterized protein LOC121052642, with amino-acid sequence MSTERHIFASTALQVETGHSAPSLDFPRVHPIRLRLFKQTRVWYDDPADFTTDGEPTFVTEKGLLLGSCSSPTSIVREYLSSMGVPQQEHKVISSKIFARILFNVANNLPITVNILDITVVLLGAAQYHDIIDRVAIETILFVDEYRNRVNFIPASRSSIKSLKKTRLDSLEESVIRLIPSCAICLEDFAECTDQMVTTLPCKHQYHEGCIVQSLEISHLCPLCRYPMPIVETD; translated from the coding sequence ATGTCCACAGAGAGGCATATATTCGCTAGCACAGCGTTGCAAGTAGAAACAGGGCACTCTGCACCAAGTTTGGATTTCCCCCGTGTGCATCCGATCCGTCTACGTCTCTTCAAGCAAACCCGGGTTTGGTATGACGATCCAGCAGACTTTACAACAGATGGTGAACCAACTTTCGTGACTGAGAAAGGACTTTTGCTCGGCAGTTGCTCCAGCCCAACAAGCATTGTTCGCGAGTATCTTTCGAGTATGGGTGTCCCACAACAAGAACACAAAGTTATTTCTAGCAAAATATTTGCGCGCATTTTGTTCAACGTAGCTAATAATTTGCCTATTACTGTGAATATACTGGACATCACTGTGGTCTTGTTGGGTGCTGCACAATATCATGACATTATAGATCGGGTTGCAATAGAAACCATCCTATTTGTGGATGAGTACCGTAATAGGGTCAATTTTATTCCTGCAAGTAGATCATCGATCAAGAGTTTGAAGAAAACAAGACTTGATAGTTTGGAAGAGTCTGTTATCAGACTCATCCCGTCATGTGCTATTTGTCTCGAGGACTTTGCAGAATGTACTGATCAAATGGTTACAACCTTACCCTGCAAACACCAGTATCATGAAGGTTGCATTGTCCAGTCCCTGGAGATCAGTCACCTTTGTCCCTTGTGCCGATACCCAATGCCAATTGTGGAAACGGATTAG